In the Chromatiales bacterium genome, GGCCACAGGGCGGGCCATGCCCGCCAGCGCGATGCCCATGCCGGACAAAGCCACCACCCCTGATCGCGCCTCGCACCCAGAGGGCATAAACGGCGCTCCTACACCTGACGCCTATCCGCTCACTCCTCACGTCGCCCCGGCTCGCCGAACCCGAACTCCCCGGTGGATTCGAAGCCCACCGGCACCGCCACGTCCTCCAGCGACACCCTTCCATGCAGGCGGTAGGCAATGCCCTCCGGCGCCGTGCTCCGGTCGCGCAGCTGCCGGGCCAGCGACCAGAGGCTGGACGACACCTCCACCTCCGTCACCGCCTCGCCAAAACCCGGCACCTCCAGGGCCTGACTGGAGACCCCCTCGGCAAAGCGCTCGCCGTTCACGTCCACCCGGAAATCCAGGCCGCGGATGTTCAGCGCGAAGTCGTTGGGATTCTGGATACGCAGCCTGAGCCGGTAACGCTGCTCGAACACATCCACCTGCGTGAGCTGCAGGCCCACCAGGTGCACGCGCGGCGGCTCGGTGCCGGACGGCAGATAGGCACAACCGGACAGGGACACGAGGACGAGCAACAGCAGGACAGGAAAGAACGATCTGGCAGGCATTGGTACAGACCCCCACGAGAGGAATGAATCGTCGAACGCTCAGGCTGCACAGTAAGCCAGGTTGCGGTGAATTAACACGACGTCCGTCACTGCGCCGCCTGCTGAAGAGAGAATAGCCTCGTCATCACCGCGCCGGTCGCGATCACCATCGCGCGCACCACCGCCACCGGCAGATGACGGGCAACCCGCGCCACCACCACCCCATCCCGGTACAATGCCCTCCAAAAATCACGGAGCCGGGCATGTATCACAAGAGCAAGATCGAGAGCCTGTACGACCTGGTGACGGGCGATGAGGATTCGCGCGTCTGCAAGGACATCCCCGATGCGGCCTGCAACGATCAGCCGCGCAATTTCTTTGCCTATCTCACGGCCAACGTGCTGAACAAGATCGCGGACGAGATCGCGAGCGCGAAGCTGGTGCTGCCGTGGCTCTTGGGCGTGCTGGGGGTGCCGGCGGCGTTTACGGGCTTTCTGGTGCCGATCCGCGAGGCGGGCGTGCTGCTGCCGCAGCTGGTGGTGGCGGCCTATATCCGCCACGTGGCGGTGCGCAAGTGGGTGTGGGTGCTGGGCGCGGGGCTCTCGGCTCTGGCGCTGGTGGCGATGGGGCTGACGGCGCTCTCGCTGGATGGGGCGGCGGCGGGCTGGGCGATCATCGGCGCACTGGTGGTGTTCAGCCTGGCGCGGGGGATCTGCTCGGTGTCAGCCAAGGACGTGCTGGGCAAGACGGTGTCCAAGAGCCGGCGCGGCAACCTGATGGGGCTGGCCACGGGTACGGCGGGCCTCGCGACCCTGGGCGTGGGCGTGGCGCTCACGCTGTTGCGCGATGCGGACCTGGGCCCGGCGCTGATCGCGGGGCTGATCCTGCTGGCCGCCCTGCTGTGGGTACCGGCGATCGCGGCCTATATCCTGATCCGCGAGCAGCCGGGGGCCACCGAGGGCGGCGGCAACGCCCTGGCGGAGGCGTTGAAAAACCTCGCCCTGCTGAAGACGGACGCGGAGTTCCGCCACTTCGTGATCGCCCGCACCCTGCTGCTCTCCGTGGCCCTGGCCCCGCCCTTCTACGTGCTGCTGGCCCAGCAGCACACCGGCGGCCTGGCGGACCTGGGGATGCTGGTGATCGCCGGTGGCATCGCCGGCAGCATCAGCGCCCCGGTCTGGGGCCGCATGGGCGACCGCTCCAGCCGCCGGGTGATGGCGCTGGCCTCCGCCATGGCCGGCCTGCTCGGCATGGCCACGGCCGCGCTGGCCTGGCTGGACTCCCCCCTCCTCGGCCACGGCCTGGTGCACGCGGCCATCTTTCTGCTGCTGACCGTGGCCCACAGCGGCGTGCGCCTGGGCCGCAAGGTGTACCTGGTGGACATGGCCACCCAGGAGACCCGCGCGGCGATGGTGGCCGTGAGCAACACCGTGATCGGCGTGGCCATGCTGGCCGCGGGGCTCATCGGCGTGCTCGGCGACGTGCTGGGCACGGCGGCCGTGATCCTGGCACTGGCGCTGGCGTCGTTCGTGGCGACGGTGTATGCGATGAACCTGGTGGAAGTCTCGGGATAAATCGCGAGTCGCGGGTTGCGTAGGAGCGGTGCAAGCCGCGATACCCATGCGCGGGGCAAAGCACCACCGCTGATCGCGCCTCGCAGCGCTCCTACGAAAGGTTCAGACAGCGGTTTTACAACGGACTACGAACAGCTGTAGTGAGGCTTTAGTGGTATGGACGCGATGGCGGGCGCGGCCCGCCCTATCTTCCGACTAACTCGCGACTTGCAACTTCAAACCTCCGGCCGCATGTGCGGGAACAGCAGCACGTCGCGGATGGAGGGGGCGTCGGTGAACAGCATCACCAGGCGGTCGATGCCGATGCCCTCGCCGGCGGTGGGCGGCATGCCGTGTTCGAGGGCGCGCACGTAGTCGGCGTCGAAGTGCATGGCCTCTTCGTCGCCCGCCTCCTTCTCGGCCACCTGCTTGCGGAAGCGTTCGGCCTGGTCCTCGTCGTCGTTGAGCTCGGAGAAGCCGTTGGCGATCTCGCGGCCGCCGACGAAGAACTCGAAACGGTCGGTGACGAAGGGGTCGTCGTCGTTGCGGCGCGCCAGCGGCGACACCTCGGTCGGGTAGGCGGTGATGAAGGTCGGGTGCTTCAGGCGATGCTCCACGGTCTTCTCGAAGATCTCGATCTGCACCTTGCCCAGACCCCAGCCCTTCTTCAGCGGAATCTCCAGACCCTCGGCGATCCTGCAGGCGGCATCCAGGTCGTCGATCTGCGCCTCGGTGATGTCCGGGTTGAAGTGCAGGATCGATTCCTTCACGGTCATGCGGTCGAAGGGCTTGCCGAAGTCATAGGTCTCGCCCTGGTACTCGATCGTCGTCCTGCCGAGCACGTCGCGAGCGAGACCTCGCAGCAGGTCCTCGGTCAGGTCCATCAGGTCGTGGTAGTTGGCGTAGGCCTCGTAGAACTCCAGCATGGTGAACTCGGGGTTGTGGCGGGTGGACAGCCCCTCGTTGCGGAAGTTGCGGTTGATCTCGTAGACGCGCTCGAAGCCGCCGACCACCAGGCGCTTGAGATAGAGCTCGGGCGCGATGCGCAGGAACAGCTGCATGTCCAGCGCATTGTGGTGGGTGGTGAAGGGTCGCGCCGTGGCGCCGCCCGGGATGGACTGCATCATCGGCGTCTCGACCTCGAGGAAGCCCTTGTCGTCGAGGTAGTTGCGGATGTAGCGCACGATCTTCGTGCGCATGCGGAAGGTCTCGCGCGACGGCTCGTTCATGATGAGGTCGAGATAGCGCTGGCGATAGCGCTGCTCGGTATCCGACAGCCCCTTGAACTTGTCGGGCAGCGGGCGCAGCGCCTTGGTGAGCAGGCGCAGGCTCTCGACCTTCACCGACAGCTCGCCCTTCTGCGTGCGGATCAGGGTGCCCTCGGCGCCGATGATGTCGCCGAGATCCCAGCTCTTGAAGGTCTGGTACATGCCCTCAGGCAGGGCGTCGCGTTCCACCCAGAGCTGGATGCTGCCCGACATGTCCACGATGTGCGCGAAGCTGAGCTTGCCCATCACGCGCTTGAGCATCATGCGACCGGCCACGGACACGCGCACCGGGTTGGCCTCCAGCGCCGCGTTGTCGTGGTTCTGGTATTCGGCGTGCAGCTCGCCGGCCATGACGTTGCGGCGGAAGTCGTTCGGGAAGGCGATGCCCTCCTCGCGCAGTTTCGCCAGCTTCTCGCGCCGCTGCGCGATGAGCTTGTGTTCGTCCTGTTCCTCGTGCCTGCTCTGGGTCTTGTCGTTCATTGTGTCACTCATCTGATTGATCGTGCCCCTGTCATCACGGGCACGCGAGGGGCCGTCACAGCCCCTGCTTGAGACTGGCCTCGATGAAGTCGTCGAGATCGCCGTCCAGCACGGCCTGCGTGTTGCCGACTTCCACGCCGGTGCGCAGGTCCTTGATGCGCGACTGGTCGAGCACGTAGGAGCGGATCTGGCTGCCCCAGCCGATGTCGGACTTGCTGTCTTCCAGCGCCTGGGCCTCGGCGTTGCGCTTCTGCATCTCCATCTCGTAGAGCTTGGCCTTGAGCTGCTTCATCGCCGTGTCCTTGTTCTTGTGCTGCGACCGGTCGGTCTGGCACTGGGTCACGATGCCCGAGGGCAGGTGCGTGATGCGCACGGCGGATTCGGTGCGGTTGACGTGCTGGCCACCCGCGCCGCTGGCACGGTACACGTCGATACGCAGGTCGGCGGGGTTGATCTCGATGTCGATGTCGTCGTCCACCTCGGGCGAGACGAACACGGCCGAGAAGGAGGTGTGGCGGCGGTTGCCCGAATCGAAGGGCGACTTGCGCACCAGGCGGTGCACGCCCGTCTCGGTACGCAGCCAGCCGAAGGCATAGGGCCCCTCGAACTTCACCGTGGCGCTCTTGATACCGGCCACATCGCCCGGCGAGACCTCGATCAGCTCGGTCTTGAAGCCGCGGCGCTCACCCCAGCGCAGGTACATGCGCAACAGCATCTCCGCCCAGTCCTGGGCCTCGGTGCCGCCGGAGCCGGCCTGGATGTCGAGGAAGGCGTTGGCCTCGTCCATCTCGCCGGCGAACATGCGCCGGAACTCGAGCTCGGCCACGCGCTGCTCGAAGCCGTCGAGATCGGCCCGCACCGCTTCCACGGTATCGGCGTCATCCTCGGCCTCGGCCATTTCCAGCAGGTCGTGCGCGTCGGTCAGCCCGGCGTCCATCTCCACGATGGTGGAGACGATCTCGTCCAGGCGCGCGCGTTCACGCCCCAGCTCCTGGGCCTTCTCGGGATTGTTCCAGATGCCCGGGTCTTCTAGTTCGCGGGAGACTTCTTCCAGGCGTTCGCGCTTGGTATCGAAGTCAAAGATACCCCCTCAGCGCGTCGACACGCGCCTGCAGGTCTTTGATCCGGGTGTAGATCGGGTTGAGTTCCATGGACTGTCCGTCGGGGTTTTCGGTTGCCGAAAAAAGGCGCAATGATACCGCACACAGCGCCGAATATCACCGCGACGGCGGCGGTTCGGCGTGCTCGATCACCAGCTGGGCATTGCGCTCGCCGCGGAACTCGTTCACGTCCAGCCGGTAGGCCAGGCGCACCGGCTGGCCGGCCTCGGGCCAGGCGGCGAAATCGGCGTTGAAGGCGATGCCGTCCAGGCCCGCGCCGCCATCCAGCGGCGCCACGCGCACCTTGAGGTGACGCTCGCCCACCACGCGCCGTTCATCGAGCCGGAAGATGCCGTCGAACACCGGTTCCGGAAAGCCCTGCCCCCAGGGCCCGGCGCCGCGCAGGGCCTCGGCCAGTTCCAGGGTGAGGTCGGCGGCGGCCAGTTCGCCGTCGCTGTGGATCACGCCCTTGAGGTCGTCCTCGCTCAGCACCTCGCGCACGACCTCGTCGAAGGCCTCGCGGAAGCGCTCGAGGTGCGCACGCGGCAGGCTCATGCCGGCCGCCATCGCATGGCCGCCGAACTTGGTGATGAGCCCCGGGTGGCGCGTGGCGACGATATCCAGCGCGTCGCGGATGTGCAGGCCGGGGATGGAACGCGCCGAGCCCTTGATCTGCGCGCTGCCGGCGTTTTCCGGGGCGAAGGCGATCACCGGGCGGTGGAACTGCTCCTTGATGCGCGAGGCGAGGATGCCGATCACGCCCTGGTGCCACTCCTCCTCGAACAGGGCCAGGCCCATGGGCATCGTTTCTGCGTCCAGGTGTACCTCGCCGAGTGCGGCCAGGGCCTGGTCCCGCATCTCGGACTCGATGGCACGACGCTCGCGGTTCATGCGATCGAGCTCGGTGGCGAGCTGCTCGGCGCGGGTCTCGTCGTCCGTGAGCAGGCACTCGATGCCGATGGACATGTCCTCCAGCCGGCCGGCGGCATTGAGGCGTGGCCCGACCACGAAGCCGAGGTCGCTGGCCACCAGCCGCTCGGGGTTGCGACCGGCCACGCGCAGCAGGGCGCGTATGCCCGGCACGCACTTGCCGGCGCGGATCCGGCGCAGGCCCTGCTCCACGAACAGGCGGTTGACGTGATCCAGCGGCACCACGTCGGCCACCGTGCCGAGCGCCACCAGGTCCAGCAGCCCAGCCATGTTGGGCTCTGCCAGCGAGCGGCGCTCGAACCAGCCGCTCTGGCGCAGGCGCGCGCGCACGGCCAGCATCACGTAGAAGATCACGCCCACCCCGGCGATGGCCTTGCTCGGGAAGGGATCGCCGCGGAGGTTGGGATTCACGATGGCCGCGGCCTCGGGCAGCTCGCGCCCGGGCAGGTGATGATCGGTGACCACCACGGTGATGCCGGCGGCATTCGCGGCGCGCACGCCCTCGATGCTCGAGACGCCGTTGTCCACGGTGATGAGCAGGTCCGGTTCGCGCTGGGCGGCCACCGCCACGATCTCCGGCGTGAGCCCGTAGCCGTAGTCGAAGCGGTTGGGCACCAGGTAGCTCACCGCCTGCGCGCCCATGGCGTTGAGCGCGCGCATCGCCAGCGTCGAGCTGGTGGCCCCGTCGGCGTCGAAATCGCCGACGATGACGATGCGCCGCCCCTCCTCCACGTGCGCGGCGATCAGGTCCGCGGCCTCCTCGATCTGGCCCAGGGCCTCGAAGGGGTGCAGGCGGCCGAGCGAGTAGTCGAGCTCGTCGGCGGCGCGGACCTGGCGCGCCGCCAGCACCCGGGCCAGCACGGGATGCAGCCCCGGCAGGTCCGGCAGCGCGGCGCGGACCTCACGGCGACGGATGACGCGGGTGACGCTCATGCCGCCGTCCGGCAGAGGTCGACCAGGTCGCGGCGGCGGCGCCAGAAACGCCCGAGCTGGCGGCGGTCGGCCGCGAGCCGGCAGCCCTCGGAGCCGACCACCGCCAGGCGACGAATCCGTCCGCGTCGCAGGGCCTTTAGCAGGGGCGCGAACCAGTCGCTCTCCAGCTGCGCCAGCGCGCCCTGCCAGGCCTCGAAGTCGTCCATGGCCGCCGGCGCGAACAGCGGCTCGATCACCAGCAGGTGGCGATCCCCCTTGAGCTCGGCCAGCCACGCGTCGGCGCCCGCCGGCGACGGCCGGTCGGCCGCACCGGTGGCCAGGGCCAGGCCACGCACGATGAAGTCGTCGCTCCACACGTGGGTCCAGTCCGCGCGCCAGCGCCCCGGCGGCTCGCCCGCCCCCCACAGCCACACGCTGTTCACCGGCCTGGCGCCGCGCGCCTCGCGCGCGCGGTTCACGCCCGACTGGTGCAGGAGCATCTGCAGCTCGTTGAGCATGCCGTGCCAGTAGGCGGTGCGCTTGCCGCGCGGCAGCAGCGGATGCACGTCCTTGCCCACCGCATGTGACAGGGGGAAGGTGGCCAGCAGCTCGCGGACGGGCAGGTGAAGGTACCAGCGGTCGGGCGTGGCGGCCTCGAAGCGCAGCCCGTCCTCGGCAAAGTGGCCATTGAGGGTCTCCACCAGGGACGCCGCCTCCTCCGCAGTCAGCGCCAGCTGCTCCGGCGGCTGCAGCACCAGCTCGCGGATACCCGCCTCCAGGTAGACGGGGTCGGCGCGCAGGCAGAAGCCCTCGGGGCTGCGCCCGTCATGGTCCAGGGGATAGGTCAGCGCGGCAATCGGCAGGTCGCGATCGGAATTGCGCTCCAGGCCGAACAGCCGGCAGGCCGTCTCCTCGAAGCTCGCGCTGCCGAGGTGGTCGTGCTCGCCACGCCGGGCCAGCAGTTCGAGCGAGGGGGTTTGCAGGGTGTACTGGTAATCGCGTTGCCACTCGGACAGGCGCTCGAACAGGCCCGGTACGAGTAGCGTGATCTCGGGTTTTGGCGATCTAGGCATGATGCATGGATGCGGCGGCCGCGAGGGCCCGGTCGGGTATTCTAGGCGATCGGCGGCCCTTGCCCAACCCGAGTCCCAACCCGGAGCTCAGCCCGTCCCGCCGCTGTGGCCCAGACTGCTCACCACACCGCGGTTTCGGCCCTCGCGCTTGGCCCGGTACAGGGCCTTGTCGGCCCGCTCGAAGGCCGCATCCGGGGTATCGCCCTCGAC is a window encoding:
- a CDS encoding LEA type 2 family protein, producing MPARSFFPVLLLLVLVSLSGCAYLPSGTEPPRVHLVGLQLTQVDVFEQRYRLRLRIQNPNDFALNIRGLDFRVDVNGERFAEGVSSQALEVPGFGEAVTEVEVSSSLWSLARQLRDRSTAPEGIAYRLHGRVSLEDVAVPVGFESTGEFGFGEPGRREE
- a CDS encoding MFS transporter, with the translated sequence MYHKSKIESLYDLVTGDEDSRVCKDIPDAACNDQPRNFFAYLTANVLNKIADEIASAKLVLPWLLGVLGVPAAFTGFLVPIREAGVLLPQLVVAAYIRHVAVRKWVWVLGAGLSALALVAMGLTALSLDGAAAGWAIIGALVVFSLARGICSVSAKDVLGKTVSKSRRGNLMGLATGTAGLATLGVGVALTLLRDADLGPALIAGLILLAALLWVPAIAAYILIREQPGATEGGGNALAEALKNLALLKTDAEFRHFVIARTLLLSVALAPPFYVLLAQQHTGGLADLGMLVIAGGIAGSISAPVWGRMGDRSSRRVMALASAMAGLLGMATAALAWLDSPLLGHGLVHAAIFLLLTVAHSGVRLGRKVYLVDMATQETRAAMVAVSNTVIGVAMLAAGLIGVLGDVLGTAAVILALALASFVATVYAMNLVEVSG
- the lysS gene encoding lysine--tRNA ligase; translated protein: MNDKTQSRHEEQDEHKLIAQRREKLAKLREEGIAFPNDFRRNVMAGELHAEYQNHDNAALEANPVRVSVAGRMMLKRVMGKLSFAHIVDMSGSIQLWVERDALPEGMYQTFKSWDLGDIIGAEGTLIRTQKGELSVKVESLRLLTKALRPLPDKFKGLSDTEQRYRQRYLDLIMNEPSRETFRMRTKIVRYIRNYLDDKGFLEVETPMMQSIPGGATARPFTTHHNALDMQLFLRIAPELYLKRLVVGGFERVYEINRNFRNEGLSTRHNPEFTMLEFYEAYANYHDLMDLTEDLLRGLARDVLGRTTIEYQGETYDFGKPFDRMTVKESILHFNPDITEAQIDDLDAACRIAEGLEIPLKKGWGLGKVQIEIFEKTVEHRLKHPTFITAYPTEVSPLARRNDDDPFVTDRFEFFVGGREIANGFSELNDDEDQAERFRKQVAEKEAGDEEAMHFDADYVRALEHGMPPTAGEGIGIDRLVMLFTDAPSIRDVLLFPHMRPEV
- the prfB gene encoding peptide chain release factor 2 (programmed frameshift); amino-acid sequence: MELNPIYTRIKDLQARVDALRGYLDFDTKRERLEEVSRELEDPGIWNNPEKAQELGRERARLDEIVSTIVEMDAGLTDAHDLLEMAEAEDDADTVEAVRADLDGFEQRVAELEFRRMFAGEMDEANAFLDIQAGSGGTEAQDWAEMLLRMYLRWGERRGFKTELIEVSPGDVAGIKSATVKFEGPYAFGWLRTETGVHRLVRKSPFDSGNRRHTSFSAVFVSPEVDDDIDIEINPADLRIDVYRASGAGGQHVNRTESAVRITHLPSGIVTQCQTDRSQHKNKDTAMKQLKAKLYEMEMQKRNAEAQALEDSKSDIGWGSQIRSYVLDQSRIKDLRTGVEVGNTQAVLDGDLDDFIEASLKQGL
- the recJ gene encoding single-stranded-DNA-specific exonuclease RecJ, encoding MSVTRVIRRREVRAALPDLPGLHPVLARVLAARQVRAADELDYSLGRLHPFEALGQIEEAADLIAAHVEEGRRIVIVGDFDADGATSSTLAMRALNAMGAQAVSYLVPNRFDYGYGLTPEIVAVAAQREPDLLITVDNGVSSIEGVRAANAAGITVVVTDHHLPGRELPEAAAIVNPNLRGDPFPSKAIAGVGVIFYVMLAVRARLRQSGWFERRSLAEPNMAGLLDLVALGTVADVVPLDHVNRLFVEQGLRRIRAGKCVPGIRALLRVAGRNPERLVASDLGFVVGPRLNAAGRLEDMSIGIECLLTDDETRAEQLATELDRMNRERRAIESEMRDQALAALGEVHLDAETMPMGLALFEEEWHQGVIGILASRIKEQFHRPVIAFAPENAGSAQIKGSARSIPGLHIRDALDIVATRHPGLITKFGGHAMAAGMSLPRAHLERFREAFDEVVREVLSEDDLKGVIHSDGELAAADLTLELAEALRGAGPWGQGFPEPVFDGIFRLDERRVVGERHLKVRVAPLDGGAGLDGIAFNADFAAWPEAGQPVRLAYRLDVNEFRGERNAQLVIEHAEPPPSR